One genomic region from Spirosoma sp. KCTC 42546 encodes:
- a CDS encoding peptidase, producing MTYCLGVKVASGLVAIADRRLTSGSEVSSNRKISVHEVENHSLFIMTSGLRSVRDKAITYFSEVLTEQDRSFNKLYKAVNAFGEQVKRVAQEDKSSIIANGLNFNLNAIVGGQLEDDDEHKLYMLYPEGNWVEVDQGSPFKIIGNSGYGKPLLFRNLSYESSLQDALKIGFLAFDATRVSANDVDYPLDVVIYPKNSFHMTEYRLEKEDMDEVSHQWSALLSNSVRKLPSYWMDPIFEKVRSAK from the coding sequence ATGACATATTGTTTAGGCGTTAAAGTTGCATCGGGCCTGGTTGCCATCGCCGACAGACGGTTGACTTCCGGCTCAGAAGTATCGTCGAATCGGAAAATTTCGGTTCATGAAGTCGAGAATCACTCGCTGTTTATCATGACCTCGGGCCTTCGCTCAGTTCGCGATAAAGCCATCACGTATTTCAGTGAAGTGCTTACCGAACAGGATCGATCCTTTAATAAGCTCTACAAAGCGGTCAACGCGTTTGGGGAACAGGTAAAACGGGTCGCTCAGGAAGATAAGTCGTCGATCATTGCCAATGGGTTAAATTTTAACCTGAATGCCATTGTTGGCGGTCAGTTAGAAGACGATGACGAACATAAGTTATACATGCTCTACCCGGAGGGCAATTGGGTTGAAGTAGATCAGGGATCTCCGTTCAAAATCATCGGCAACTCTGGCTACGGAAAGCCGCTGTTATTCAGAAACTTATCGTACGAATCCAGCTTACAGGATGCGCTCAAAATTGGCTTCCTTGCCTTTGATGCTACGCGCGTCAGTGCCAACGATGTCGATTATCCGTTAGATGTGGTCATCTACCCGAAAAACAGTTTTCACATGACCGAATATCGTCTTGAAAAAGAAGATATGGATGAAGTATCGCACCAGTGGAGTGCTCTATTGAGCAACTCCGTCCGAAAACTACCCTCCTACTGGATGGACCCTATTTTCGAGAAAGTCCGTTCGGCTAAGTAA
- a CDS encoding transglutaminase family protein has product MHLHVRHASEYTYDLPVALGPQTLYLYPRMYPYQRLLTYDLVIDPTPARIVRNIDVEGNVQQLVYFSHPTSYLKVQVEMELASDEFNSFDFVLFPFETQQVPFRYPKAVEELLYPYLERVGISERVERWARQLATEAGWQTTAFLMALNQTIRKFTYEIREHGAPFPPEQTLTLQKGSCRDYTTLFMAACRSLGIAARFVSGYLFGNPQQEHQLHAWAEVYLPGAGWRGFDPTEGSVVVNRHIFLTSTAKPELAAPISGTFTGQANSSLRSELVFV; this is encoded by the coding sequence ATGCATCTCCATGTTCGGCACGCATCTGAATACACGTACGATCTGCCGGTGGCACTAGGGCCGCAAACGCTCTACCTTTACCCGCGAATGTATCCCTATCAGCGGTTGCTGACCTACGATTTGGTGATCGATCCAACACCAGCTCGGATTGTACGGAATATTGATGTGGAAGGTAATGTACAACAGCTGGTTTACTTTAGCCATCCTACGTCGTATCTGAAGGTGCAGGTAGAAATGGAGCTGGCTTCGGATGAGTTTAACTCCTTTGATTTCGTTCTGTTTCCCTTCGAAACCCAGCAGGTTCCTTTCCGGTATCCGAAAGCGGTAGAAGAATTGCTCTACCCCTATTTAGAGCGGGTGGGAATTTCAGAACGTGTTGAACGATGGGCACGCCAGTTAGCCACAGAAGCCGGTTGGCAAACTACAGCCTTTCTGATGGCCTTAAACCAAACGATTCGAAAATTTACCTACGAAATCCGTGAGCATGGCGCACCGTTCCCACCTGAACAAACGTTAACGTTACAAAAGGGATCCTGTCGGGACTATACAACTCTGTTTATGGCAGCCTGCCGGAGTTTAGGCATTGCTGCCCGTTTTGTAAGTGGTTATTTATTTGGTAATCCACAACAGGAACATCAATTGCATGCCTGGGCTGAAGTGTATTTACCCGGAGCAGGTTGGCGAGGTTTTGACCCGACAGAAGGATCAGTTGTCGTGAACCGGCATATTTTTTTGACCTCAACGGCTAAGCCTGAGTTGGCTGCACCTATCAGTGGTACGTTTACGGGTCAGGCTAATTCCAGCTTACGCTCAGAATTGGTGTTTGTGTGA